The DNA window TCGGCTTCCTTCTCGCCCTGACACCTGCATCCCTGCGTTCAGATCCGCCCCTGCTTGCGGAACAGGATTCTCGGCCTACAATTTCGGCGGAGAGCCCAACAAGAGGGAGCAGATCAACGCGCTGACGGCCTTCCTGGACCTCAGCCAGGTGTACGGCTCTGGGGACAAGCTCGCCCGTGATCTTCGTAACCTCACTAACAATGACGGCCTACTGCGCGTGAACACGAACTTCACAGACAACGGACGTGAGCTGCTGCCTTTCAGTCCCCTCAAGGCAGAGATGTGTGCCACACGCAAAAGAGCCACCAACGACACAAACGCCAGGGAGGTGCCGTGTTTCCTTGCAGGTTAGTCAAGCTGCAAGTTAGGTTGTAAGTAAGTTTGTAGGATAAATAGTTAGTTCATGTTTGATTAACCTGTTTTAAGTAGAAGTTTTGGTTGCTAAGTTgtgaaaaactgtttatttttaactttatttgaatgacgtaaaatatgtcttcattgcattaattataattattcagATGCCGTCTTATTTTGCTTAAAACACTCAGGAAATTCAAAGTAAAGCAATAAAATCTGGTTCAAAAGAGGAAGCATGTTATGCTCCAATGATCCAATATAGCAATTCAAATTTTCTTTATAATGTGTTATTACTGATCTATCAAACATTAATAAAGGGTTTATGGTCTTTAGCTCATTTTCAACCCATGAAAAATTTTGAATCTGACACTTCATGTTTCCTGCATTTTTGCCGTGAAGGTGACGTCCGTGTGGACGAGAACATCGCTCTGACATCAATTCACACGTTGTTTATGCGTGAGCACAACCGACTGGCTCGTGCGCTGAAAAGACTGAACCCACACTGGGACAGTGAGACACTCTACCAGGAGGCCCGCAAGATCATGGGTGCTTACACGCAGGTAAGTCGACTGGCTTTTATTTTAAGTCCCTTCCTAAAACAGACTTCTTGTTTATTGGTAGAAGTACCTCAGAAAAGACTTCTTACTAGACAGCCTTTTTTGCTGTTGACAGTTTATTTCATTTCCGTCGTTTATTCTATTTGTGTCTTGCTTATTGTGAAGCGctttgttttttgaaaagtgctctatattgagtttattttattaatttgaaTGTATATATTAGCATCTCCAATGGCTGTGTGTCTCATAAcacctgtctctgtccctctcaggtgtttgtgttcaggGACTACCTGCCACACATTTTGGGCGACAATGCAATTCGGACACAGATTGGCCGTTACCCCGGCTACAGTCCCAATGTGGACCCCAGTATATCCAACGTCTTTGCAACAGCAGCTTATCGCTTTGCCCACTTGGCGATCCAGCCAATGTTAGCCCGTCTGGATGAAAACTACAGGGAGAATCGTCGGTTCCCCAGTGTGTCCTTGTACAGGGCCTTCTTCTCTCCCTGGAGAATTGTCTTTGAGGGTGAGCTGCACACAGGGAAACTGAAGCAACACTTCTATGATTCTGTCTTAAACAACAAACTTAACATTTATGTTATCGATCCAGGTGGTGTTGACCCTCTGCTGCGCGGTTTGATCGGCCGTCCCGCCAAACTGAACACTCAGGATCACATGATGGTGGATGCTCTGAGGGAGCGGCTGTTCCAGTTTGTGATGCATCTGGCTCTGGACCTGGGCTCTCTCAACATGCAGAGAGGACGTGACCACGGCTTGCCTGGTACATCACTCATACTGACTCTCATCCTTTTTCTGAAATCCCCACTCTAATCTTTCATCCATGTCTTAATTCCACTCTTTGATTGCTTTGTTGTTTACCCCCCCAGGCTACAATGCCTATCGCAGGATCTGCGGCCTGTCTCAGCCCAGGAACCAGACAGAGCTCGGTCAGgttctgaaaaacaatgatCTGGCCCggaggctgctgcagctctacGGCTCCCCCAAAAACATAGACGTCTGGATGGGAGGTGTGGCAGAGCCGTTTGTGCAGGGTGGCCGTGTGGGGCCTCTGTTCGCCTGTCTCATTGCAAGACAGTTCAAGAATATCCGCCAGGGTGACAGGTCTGTGGATAAAAAATCTAATGCATGTAATCGCTGTACTTCATTTAAACAGATTTAGCCTGGTAAAACACGCAAGGAGGCATGAAATATATCAGTTTTGAATCCGCGACTTTGCTGACACTAAACTTTCTCAATTCTTGTCTCTTTTGAAATTGTCAGGCTGTGGTATGAGAACCCTGGCGTCTTCACCCCGAGACAGAGATCCGCCCTGTCCTCCGCCACCTTGTCCAAGATCATCTGTGACAACACCGGCATCAGATCTGTCCCGATGAACGCCTTCAACCTTATTTCAAACAGGAACCGGCTCATCAACTGCAACAACATCCGAGGCGTGGACCTGACGGCGTGGAGGGACAGACCCTGCACCAACAGCTCAGGTGACACAACACGGTTACAAACTGTTTTAACCTGGGGAAGATTCTTCATCTGAGCTTAACCTGGtgtatttgtttcttctctAATAACCTGAATGAAAACCATTCTTCATGTGTGGTGTTTGATGTTACAGGCTCGGGTGATAGCTGTAATGAAGTCAGTGGAACAGAGGTCGGTTTATGCACTAACAAATACTAGCtcattcaaatcaaacattttcccTTAATGTTTAGACATCTTGGTGAAGGGGGTCCTCACTCCAAACCAAACAGATCATGTTTTACTCACCAAGTTTATTAAAAAACGAAATAATTTCTTTAATTATGAGAACAATACGTGTGAACATTTCTTTACTCCTTCATCTTCTTGCTAACACAGAATGTGAACCAGTCGACTCCCCAGGACCAGCAGGACCAGCAGGGCCTCCAGGACAACGAGGTAATC is part of the Paralichthys olivaceus isolate ysfri-2021 chromosome 18, ASM2471397v2, whole genome shotgun sequence genome and encodes:
- the mpx gene encoding eosinophil peroxidase isoform X1, which produces MFLSVLLVLGLCLVPSHSKPTGEHLGSPFLQQCFKEAKKIVDDAYLYSRQESLRRVRKDVVRPHDALRLLKQPRAETRSAVRSADYMAQTLRLLHERVHRVHKRSLNATDLLSEEDLKVLVRITGCEARVRIPECRTTANINKYRTITSICNNIKNPRLGASNTPFARLLPAEYDDGISQPKGWNNRTLNNFLLPLVRQVSNKILSTTDAAVVSDREFTHMVTLFGQWNDHDLTFTPFSPSIRSFSNNLNCDESCEKSEPCIPIPIPPGDPRLPSRPDTCIPAFRSAPACGTGFSAYNFGGEPNKREQINALTAFLDLSQVYGSGDKLARDLRNLTNNDGLLRVNTNFTDNGRELLPFSPLKAEMCATRKRATNDTNAREVPCFLAGDVRVDENIALTSIHTLFMREHNRLARALKRLNPHWDSETLYQEARKIMGAYTQVFVFRDYLPHILGDNAIRTQIGRYPGYSPNVDPSISNVFATAAYRFAHLAIQPMLARLDENYRENRRFPSVSLYRAFFSPWRIVFEGGVDPLLRGLIGRPAKLNTQDHMMVDALRERLFQFVMHLALDLGSLNMQRGRDHGLPGYNAYRRICGLSQPRNQTELGQVLKNNDLARRLLQLYGSPKNIDVWMGGVAEPFVQGGRVGPLFACLIARQFKNIRQGDRLWYENPGVFTPRQRSALSSATLSKIICDNTGIRSVPMNAFNLISNRNRLINCNNIRGVDLTAWRDRPCTNSSECEPVDSPGPAGPAGPPGQRGGVGRRGPRGRRGSPGPRGPPGPPGPPGPPSVYKNATLPQSAFSVILGVNNSSALKIINFRQVIYNEQHHYSTQTGLFTCVIPGVYQFSFLCTAYGTGGVDLMLNSKLVLHSFRVSQGGHVLSTGDTVLKLGNGDKVWLEASNGTIGLSTKSFFSGHLLFSM
- the mpx gene encoding eosinophil peroxidase isoform X2; this encodes MFLSVLLVLGLCLVPSHSKPTGEHLGSPFLQQCFKEAKKIVDDAYLYSRQESLRRVRKDVVRPHDALRLLKQPRAETRSAVRSADYMAQTLRLLHERVHRVHKRSLNATDLLSEEDLKVLVRITGCEARVRIPECRTTANINKYRTITSICNNIKNPRLGASNTPFARLLPAEYDDGISQPKGWNNRTLNNFLLPLVRQVSNKILSTTDAAVVSDREFTHMVTLFGQWNDHDLTFTPFSPSIRSFSNNLNCDESCEKSEPCIPIPIPPGDPRLPSRPDTCIPAFRSAPACGTGFSAYNFGGEPNKREQINALTAFLDLSQVYGSGDKLARDLRNLTNNDGLLRVNTNFTDNGRELLPFSPLKAEMCATRKRATNDTNAREVPCFLAGDVRVDENIALTSIHTLFMREHNRLARALKRLNPHWDSETLYQEARKIMGAYTQVFVFRDYLPHILGDNAIRTQIGRYPGYSPNVDPSISNVFATAAYRFAHLAIQPMLARLDENYRENRRFPSVSLYRAFFSPWRIVFEGGVDPLLRGLIGRPAKLNTQDHMMVDALRERLFQFVMHLALDLGSLNMQRGRDHGLPGYNAYRRICGLSQPRNQTELGQVLKNNDLARRLLQLYGSPKNIDVWMGGVAEPFVQGGRVGPLFACLIARQFKNIRQGDRLWYENPGVFTPRQRSALSSATLSKIICDNTGIRSVPMNAFNLISNRNRLINCNNIRGVDLTAWRDRPCTNSSGSGDSCNEVSGTENVNQSTPQDQQDQQGLQDNEVE